From Macaca mulatta isolate MMU2019108-1 chromosome 1, T2T-MMU8v2.0, whole genome shotgun sequence, the proteins below share one genomic window:
- the MDM4 gene encoding protein Mdm4 isoform X8 — MTSFSTSAQCSTSDSACRISPGQINQVRPKLPLLKILHAAGAQGEMFTVKEVMHYLGQYIMVKQLYDQQEQHMVYCGGDLLGELLGRQSFSVKDPSPLYDMLRKNLVTLATATTEMGSCYVAQTGLELLASSDSSTSASQGGGITGMSHHAQT; from the exons ATGACATCATTTTCCACCTCTGCCCAGTGTTCAACATCTGACAGTGCTTGCAGGATCTCTCCTGGACAAATCAATCAG GTACGACCAAAACTGCCACTTTTGAAGATTTTGCATGCAGCAGGTGCGCAAGGTGAAATGTTCACTGTTAAAGAG GTCATGCACTATTTAGGTCAGTACATAATGGTGAAGCAGCTTTATGATCAGCAGGAGCAGCATATGGTATATTGTGGTGGAGATCTTTTGGGAGAACTTCTGGGACGTCAGAGCTTCTCCGTGAAAGACCCAAG TCCTCTCTATGATATGCTAAGAAAGAATCTTGTCACTTTAGCCACTGCTACTACAG aaatggggtcttgctatgttgcccagactggtcttgaactcctggcctcaagtgattcttccacttcggcctcccaaggtggtgggattacaggcatgagccaccacgcccagacctAA